In Trichomycterus rosablanca isolate fTriRos1 chromosome 4, fTriRos1.hap1, whole genome shotgun sequence, one DNA window encodes the following:
- the zgc:153913 gene encoding carboxypeptidase N subunit 2 produces the protein MNRVHVVALFLLLQVNFLVTTCCPLPCNCFSGTTMICSDSKMSFLPRDIPSRVKTLIVLASHMKTITFQENLGLTKAVFINNPVQHILSDAFDGLDNLEELEITGSPFTALDVATFNKMSNLTKLLLNNNQLEFLAGTFNFLQKLETLQLRGNNLTHLDMTMFHNLYNLHKLDLSLNELSTINTNLFSNLSRLKMLDLGLNQITSLNVDTFNCNLQLQILSLQGNQLTQLPSNIFTQLNKLEELNLRDNKILELSDGLFPSTLKKLNLRGNRLVQLPTTLFHGLHNLTHLDLSQNQLSTFQAEQFQNISSLEHLDLSVNKLAELPGSVFRGLLQIKTIYLQQNNLTSLKADLFKDLETMSRLYLSKNRLKNLPRGLFDSLDFQCLVRLHGNPWRCDCDLRYLQEWLHFSKDTVEDLSQVHCDSPQTLNGHSLTTLTNEQLVCVNSSKLQNFRTNTTSTRNKCSIEEVDDNVVIKCKLIECFDWKFEMNYNYKHGKQFQHSMKITSPKHPQCLNITLKIN, from the coding sequence ATGAACAGGGTCCATGTAGTTGCTTTATTTCTTCTACTTCAAGTCAACTTCCTTGTTACTACATGCTGCCCACTACCATGTAACTGTTTCTCTGGGACCACGATGATTTGCTCAGATTCAAAGATGAGTTTTTTGCCCAGGGATATCCCGTCAAGGGTGAAAACACTGATTGTGCTGGCATCTCACATGAAAACTATCACCTTCCAAGAAAATCTCGGTCTGACCAAAGCTGTGTTCATCAACAACCCGGTGCAACATATTTTATCTGATGCATTTGATGGACTGGATAATCTGGAGGAGCTTGAGATCACTGGGAGTCCTTTTACAGCCTTGGACGTAGCAACTTTTAATAAGATGAGCAATCTGACCAAGCTTCTACTAAACAACAACCAGCTAGAATTTTTAGCAGGCACTTTTAACTTTTTGCAAAAGCTTGAGACACTTCAGCTTAGAGGAAATAACCTTACACATCTAGACATGACCATGTTCCACAACCTCTACAACCTTCATAAGCTTGACCTGTCCTTAAACGAACTTTCTACAATTAACACTAATCTTTTCAGTAACCTGAGCAGGCTGAAGATGTTGGATCTAGGTTTAAACCAGATCACTTCTCTGAATGTGGACACCTTTAATTGTAACCTTCAGCTACAAATACTCTCCCTGCAGGGTAACCAGCTTACTCAGCTTCCTTCAAACATTTTCACCCAGTTAAACAAACTAGAGGAACTAAATCTCAGAGACAACAAAATACTGGAGCTTAGTGATGGATTGTTTCCCTCAACTCTAAAGAAGCTTAACCTCAGAGGAAACAGACTTGTTCAACTTCCTACAACCTTATTTCACGGCCTTCATAATCTCACTCATCTAGACCTGTCCCAGAACCAGCTATCCACTTTTCAGGCAGAACAGTTCCAGAACATTTCTTCCTTAGAGCATCTTGATTTGTCTGTCAATAAGCTTGCAGAGTTACCAGGCAGTGTATTCAGAGGGCTGCTCCAAATCAAAACCATTTATTTGCAACAGAACAATCTAACCTCACTAAAGGCAGATCTGTTCAAAGATCTGGAAACAATGTCACGGCTCTATCTGTCCAAGAACAGACTGAAGAATCTACCACGTGGCTTATTTGACAGCCTAGATTTTCAATGTTTGGTAAGGCTTCATGGTAATCCTTGGCGATGTGATTGTGACTTGCGGTACCTTCAAGAGTGGCTGCACTTTAGTAAAGACACCGTGGAGGACTTAAGTCAGGTTCACTGTGATAGTCCCCAGACTTTAAATGGACATAGTTTGACCACCCTTACCAAcgagcagcttgtttgtgtaAACAGCTCAAAATTGCAAAACTTTAGAACCAACACTACGTCTACCAGAAATAAGTGCAGTATTGAAGAGGTTGATGATAATGTTGTTATTAAATGCAAGCTTATTGAATGTTTTGATTGGAAATTTGAGatgaattataattataaacatGGAAAACAATTTCAGCATAGTATGAAAATAACAAGCCCCAAACACCCTCAGTGCTTAAATATAACTCTAAAAATTAActaa
- the cldn1 gene encoding claudin-1 translates to MANKGIQLLGFILAFFGIIGLIISTTMTEWKMSSYAGDNIITAQAVYEGLWQSCVYQSTGQLQCKVYDSLLQLPMEIQAARGFMVTGIILGGIAILVAAMGMKCTKFMSEDKQLKSKVALAGGVLFLIAGLSAFVATVWYGDNIRRNFFNPFTPTNSRFEFGKALYIGWGACALTIIGGSMLCCNCGSKSSSKSEPRYPAARPAQPGSGYV, encoded by the exons ATGGCGAACAAGGGGATTCAGCTGCTCGGCTTCATTTTGGCTTTTTTCGGCATCATCGGTTTAATTATTTCCACCACTATGACTGAGTGGAAGATGTCTTCGTATGCCGGTGATAATATCATCACAGCACAGGCGGTGTATGAGGGGCTCTGGCAGTCCTGCGTCTACCAAAGTACCGGCCAACTCCAGTGTAAAGTCTACGATTCCCTTCTGCAGCTGCCAA TGGAGATTCAGGCAGCTCGAGGGTTTATGGTGACTGGCATCATCCTTGGTGGAATCGCAATCCTGGTAGCCGCGATGGGCATGAAGTGTACCAAATTCATGAGTGAGGACAAGCAGCTTAAAAGCAAAGTGGCTCTAGCTGGAGGAGTGTTGTTTCTTATTGCAG GTTTAAGTGCTtttgttgccactgtttggtaTGGAGATAACATACGACGGAATTTTTTTAACCCCTTCACTCCGACTAATTCAAG GTTTGAGTTTGGAAAGGCTCTGTATATTGGTTGGGGAGCCTGTGCTCTGACTATAATTGGAGGCAGCATGCTCTGCTGTAACTGTGGCAGCAAGTCATCATCAAAATCAGAACCTCGTTACCCTGCTGCCCGCCCTGCCCAGCCTGGCTCTGGCTACGTGTAA